The Mycolicibacterium flavescens genomic interval AACCGCGGGCATGCCTCGGCATCGACGGTGCGGCGGAGGCGCCGGTCTACGCCGACAGCGGGTACCAAGCCGAGCGGGATCAGAGCCTCAACGATGGCGACAAGTTCGCCCACTATGTGAAGCAGGCCGTCGTGCTGTACCCGCTCGTGAAGAAGGCCCGGGCCTTCTTCGATGCATCGGTGCAGCAGTGGCCGGTCTGCCACGAATACACCCACACGCAGAGCGGGACGAAGTGGACCGTGGGGCCGATCAGTAACAACGACGACGTGCTGAGTACCGTCGCGACTCTCCAGGAAGCTGCTGCGCCGGGGTGGGCCTGCGGACACGCAGTCACACTGGAGAACAACGTCATCATCGACGTGAACACCTGCAGCGCTAACCCGGGTGATTCAGCCGCACGGATCGCGAGACAGATCGCGGAGAAGGTGGCGAATCGCTGGTGAGAGCGGCTGGTCGAAGGCCGGCAGCAAAGATGTCAAGCAGTTGAAAGATTGCTATGCGACTTGGCGGTGACGCCCCGTGGGCCGGTCAATTCTCATTGTTAGTACGCCGCTTATGGCACCTAAAAACGATCGATCTTCTTGCTGAAGCAATTGTTTTCTTGATCTCGGAAGCAATTTAAAGGGGTCAGGCGCTCAAAGCTGCCGTGTTCAACCCCTGTGGGGGAGGTTGAGCGCAGTCCGTCGCTTAGTAACGGGAGGGCTACCACGATCAGGCTGTATACCGTCTACGGGGTTTACCTCGAGAACTGGTCCGCTTGGTATGCGGGTAGCTGGCGGATGAACACGCGCCTCACAAGTAATGTTTATTCCCACCATCAACGTTGCTCGAATGCCCCTAGGAGCAAATTTTTTACAAAAGCGACAGTTTGATTTATCTTTCGGTTACATTGAGCACGTCCGTTGGAAGGCTTTAATGAATCGATCGTCAACGGGCCATTGTTGGGGGCATGGGGGTCTGCATGTGCTGCAAACACCCGTCGCTCGATTTCTCGAGGCCGTCAGGCCAGCTTTTTACTCACCACACCACATCGCACTCCTGGGGGATTCATCATGGGTAATGCAACATACATCGGCCGCGTAGGGGCGTTAGCTGTCGCGCTCGGGATCGGGGTCGGACTCTTCGCGACGCCGGTAGAGGCGTTCGCCAAACCGGACACAGGCTCGAGCGCCGCAAGCGATTCGTCCTCGGCGAAGACGAACAAGACGGACAAAGCGGATAAGAGCACCAAAGTCTCGAACGATTCATCAGCGGCAAAGGCCCCCATGGCGGCCAAGGCACCAAAACCGCCGAAGGACGTATACGTCT includes:
- the pknH_2 gene encoding putative lipoprotein LppH, with the translated sequence MRQPAAALGAAIVCLLVAGCASSVGNAVAPTPTQTLIPRPLVERELDELLLNPAELNVAMGSQTLEVTSAQSTMSDNSATMEPRACLGIDGAAEAPVYADSGYQAERDQSLNDGDKFAHYVKQAVVLYPLVKKARAFFDASVQQWPVCHEYTHTQSGTKWTVGPISNNDDVLSTVATLQEAAAPGWACGHAVTLENNVIIDVNTCSANPGDSAARIARQIAEKVANRW